Proteins found in one Nitratiruptor sp. SB155-2 genomic segment:
- the pglX gene encoding BREX-1 system adenine-specific DNA-methyltransferase PglX, translated as MPIFIRLTNYKSSEEKERGFFDPKNRFIAKQEVFFKIPGAPIAYWVSDRVREIFEKSEKLLNNAKFSNGINTGDNDNFLKLWYEIEYYKIGFNISNFFEAKNSMKKWFPYNKGGEFQKWYGNNEYLINWENDGEKIKKFAVIRNKGGHWSRYLCGMDYHFKESITWSFVSSSNFGIRFKEKGFMFDVGGSSMFPNKKEYFYYFGAFFNTKISFYFLKNINPTLNFQTGNIAKLPIIFPKSEQTKQKIDQLTEECIDISKEEWDSRETSWDFTKNELLKHKTDGKIETAYENYCEFWREKFYKLHQNEEELNRLFINIYELQDELTPDVPLEDITILKKEAKIVNGELEFNKDEIIKQFISYAVGVMFGRYSLDHEGLRIADMGASIKEANEKFDIQNTTFEIDDDNIIPVLEDEYFSDDIVARFRKFLEITFGKEHLIENLNFIQEALGMDIRKYFYKEFIKDHIQRYKKRPIYWMITSPNKTFQALIYMHRYYPDIFAKVRNDYLLELIVKLNTQKEYLYNQLDSAISNSEKKKIDKQIKEIEKKLKELYEFDKNYLEKYANNLIDINLDDGVKVNYCKFKDILYPISGLCKGK; from the coding sequence ATGCCGATATTTATAAGATTAACGAATTATAAAAGTAGTGAAGAGAAAGAGAGAGGTTTTTTTGATCCAAAAAATAGGTTTATTGCAAAACAGGAGGTTTTTTTTAAGATTCCAGGAGCTCCTATTGCGTATTGGGTGAGTGATAGGGTTAGGGAGATTTTTGAGAAAAGTGAGAAGCTGTTAAATAATGCAAAATTCAGTAATGGTATAAATACAGGGGACAATGATAATTTTTTAAAACTATGGTATGAAATTGAATATTATAAAATTGGATTTAATATTTCAAATTTTTTTGAAGCAAAAAATTCAATGAAAAAATGGTTTCCTTATAACAAAGGTGGGGAATTTCAAAAATGGTATGGTAACAATGAATATCTCATAAATTGGGAAAATGATGGAGAAAAAATTAAAAAATTTGCAGTTATAAGAAACAAAGGGGGTCATTGGTCAAGATATTTATGTGGAATGGATTATCATTTTAAAGAATCTATAACTTGGTCATTTGTTAGTTCTTCTAATTTTGGAATAAGATTTAAAGAAAAAGGATTTATGTTTGATGTTGGTGGCTCTTCGATGTTTCCCAATAAAAAAGAATATTTCTATTATTTTGGAGCATTTTTTAATACCAAAATATCTTTTTATTTTTTAAAAAATATAAATCCTACATTAAATTTTCAAACAGGAAATATAGCAAAACTACCCATAATCTTCCCAAAATCCGAACAAACAAAACAAAAAATCGACCAACTAACTGAGGAGTGTATAGACATCTCAAAAGAAGAGTGGGACAGCAGAGAAACATCGTGGGATTTTACTAAAAATGAGCTTTTAAAACATAAAACCGATGGAAAGATTGAAACAGCCTATGAAAATTATTGTGAGTTTTGGAGAGAGAAGTTTTATAAACTTCATCAAAATGAAGAAGAGTTAAACAGACTTTTTATCAATATTTATGAATTGCAAGATGAGCTAACCCCTGATGTGCCTTTAGAAGATATAACGATACTTAAAAAAGAAGCAAAAATAGTAAATGGTGAACTTGAATTTAATAAAGATGAGATTATAAAGCAATTTATCTCTTATGCAGTTGGTGTGATGTTTGGACGATATTCTTTAGATCACGAAGGTTTACGCATTGCCGATATGGGAGCCAGCATAAAAGAGGCAAATGAAAAGTTTGACATTCAAAATACTACATTTGAAATAGATGATGACAATATCATCCCTGTTTTGGAAGATGAGTATTTTAGTGATGATATAGTAGCAAGGTTTAGAAAATTTTTAGAGATTACTTTTGGTAAAGAACATTTGATAGAAAATCTTAATTTTATCCAAGAAGCTCTTGGTATGGATATAAGAAAATATTTTTATAAGGAGTTTATAAAAGATCATATCCAAAGGTACAAAAAAAGACCGATTTATTGGATGATTACCTCCCCAAATAAAACATTTCAAGCATTGATTTATATGCATAGATACTATCCGGATATTTTTGCAAAAGTTAGAAACGATTATCTTTTAGAGCTAATTGTAAAGCTTAATACTCAAAAAGAGTATTTATATAATCAGTTAGATAGTGCTATTTCAAATAGCGAAAAGAAAAAGATTGATAAGCAGATAAAAGAGATAGAAAAAAAGCTAAAAGAGCTTTATGAATTTGATAAAAACTATCTTGAAAAATATGCCAATAATCTGATAGACATAAATTTGGATGATGGAGTAAAGGTAAATTATTGTAAATTCAAAGATATTTTGTATCCAATCAGTGGACTTTGCAAAGGGAAATAA
- a CDS encoding DEAD/DEAH box helicase has translation MENFFDAHDNWKIVKKLVKEAKKGEYFSISDLNLSNETELYLKKNFSKGIYGHQKKAIELFQKKQNICITTSTASGKSLIFQVCSLETIHKNINSKIMAIYPLKALSNEQYEKFSKISDILKVGRIDGSVDISERINILKNSNIIIFTPDVIHAWLLDNLSDKNVTNFFANLNLVVIDEAHLYSGVFESNSAYVFRRINHIVSLLKNNVPQYIVASATIKDPKQHLNILCGIDFEIIDEKFDTSPEYEKEILLVEKSSTQDLLNVLSELFAYIIKETDKNFITFVDSRKQTEYIATISS, from the coding sequence ATGGAAAATTTTTTTGATGCACATGATAATTGGAAAATAGTTAAGAAATTAGTTAAAGAAGCTAAAAAAGGAGAATATTTCAGTATAAGCGATTTGAATCTTAGCAATGAGACAGAACTGTATTTAAAGAAAAACTTTTCAAAAGGTATATATGGCCATCAAAAAAAAGCTATTGAGTTATTTCAAAAAAAACAAAATATATGCATTACAACATCCACAGCTTCGGGTAAATCTTTAATATTTCAGGTCTGCTCTCTTGAAACAATTCATAAAAATATTAATAGTAAAATTATGGCTATCTATCCTTTAAAAGCACTTTCAAATGAACAATATGAGAAATTTTCAAAAATTAGCGATATTTTAAAAGTAGGACGTATAGATGGTTCTGTGGATATATCAGAAAGAATTAATATTCTTAAAAACTCAAATATAATAATTTTTACTCCAGATGTTATTCATGCATGGCTATTAGATAATTTATCAGATAAAAATGTTACCAACTTTTTTGCAAATCTTAATCTTGTTGTAATAGATGAAGCACATTTATATTCCGGAGTATTTGAAAGTAATAGCGCTTATGTATTCCGAAGAATAAATCATATTGTATCCCTTCTAAAAAATAATGTACCTCAATATATTGTTGCTTCGGCAACTATTAAGGATCCAAAACAACACTTAAATATATTGTGCGGTATTGATTTTGAAATCATCGATGAAAAATTTGATACATCGCCTGAGTATGAAAAAGAAATATTGTTAGTTGAAAAATCTTCAACTCAAGATTTATTAAATGTATTGAGTGAATTATTTGCCTATATTATAAAAGAGACAGATAAAAACTTTATTACATTTGTTGATAGTAGAAAACAGACTGAATATATCGCAACTATTAGTTCTTGA
- a CDS encoding UDP-glucose dehydrogenase family protein: MRLSIIGTGYVGLVTGACMAQMGNSVICVDIDEEKIEKLKKGIIPIYEPGLEEIVKENFKIGTLHFTTDIKDALKRSDIVFIAVGTPQGEDGSADLQYVLAVAKDIGKYMTHPLIVVDKSTVPVGTADKVRATIQNELKNRLENGEITEGEYQELMEFDVVSNPEFLKEGDAVNDFMKPDRVVIGADKEKSMQILKELYAPFTRNHERFIAMDIRSAELTKYAANAMLATKISFMNEMAKIAEAVGADINKVRVGIGSDSRIGYSFIYPGVGYGGSCFPKDVKALEKIAIDAGVEPKIIKAVEAVNKEQRVYFLNKILQRFGEDLQGKTFALWGLSFKPETDDMREAPSITIVKELTSRGAKIKAYDPKAMEEAKNFWLKGISNIEYCDNKYDALNDADAMILVTEWKEFRSPDFIEMQKRLKNPLIFDGRNQYNKEKLKEYGFEYHQVGVQAAM; the protein is encoded by the coding sequence ATGCGATTATCAATCATTGGTACAGGATATGTAGGGCTCGTAACTGGGGCTTGTATGGCACAGATGGGAAACAGTGTCATTTGTGTCGATATCGATGAAGAAAAAATTGAAAAACTCAAAAAAGGTATCATTCCCATTTATGAACCGGGTCTTGAAGAGATAGTCAAAGAAAATTTCAAAATAGGGACTTTGCACTTTACCACTGATATCAAAGATGCATTAAAAAGAAGTGATATCGTGTTTATCGCAGTGGGAACGCCACAGGGTGAAGATGGGAGTGCCGATTTGCAGTATGTTTTGGCTGTGGCAAAAGATATCGGAAAATATATGACCCATCCGTTGATTGTGGTGGATAAATCTACCGTGCCTGTGGGAACTGCCGATAAGGTACGAGCGACGATCCAAAATGAACTCAAAAATCGTCTTGAAAACGGTGAGATCACAGAAGGCGAATATCAAGAACTTATGGAATTCGATGTAGTGAGCAATCCGGAGTTTTTGAAAGAAGGTGATGCGGTCAATGATTTTATGAAACCGGATCGTGTGGTCATTGGAGCAGATAAAGAGAAGAGCATGCAGATTCTTAAAGAGTTATATGCTCCATTTACAAGAAATCATGAGCGATTTATCGCTATGGATATACGAAGTGCAGAGCTCACAAAATATGCAGCTAATGCCATGCTTGCTACAAAAATCAGCTTTATGAATGAGATGGCTAAGATAGCTGAAGCGGTAGGTGCTGATATCAACAAAGTGCGTGTCGGCATAGGAAGCGATAGCCGTATCGGTTATAGCTTTATCTACCCAGGTGTCGGATATGGTGGAAGTTGTTTTCCAAAAGATGTGAAAGCGCTTGAGAAGATTGCTATAGATGCTGGAGTGGAGCCAAAAATCATCAAAGCTGTAGAGGCTGTCAACAAAGAGCAAAGAGTCTATTTTCTAAACAAAATTCTTCAAAGATTTGGAGAAGATTTGCAAGGGAAAACCTTTGCGTTATGGGGTCTCAGTTTTAAACCGGAAACAGATGATATGAGAGAAGCTCCATCGATAACGATTGTTAAAGAGTTGACAAGCCGTGGTGCCAAAATCAAAGCCTATGATCCAAAAGCGATGGAAGAAGCAAAAAATTTTTGGCTTAAAGGTATTTCTAATATTGAATATTGCGATAATAAATATGATGCGTTAAATGATGCAGATGCAATGATTCTAGTTACTGAATGGAAAGAGTTTCGCAGCCCAGATTTTATAGAGATGCAAAAGCGACTCAAAAATCCTCTCATTTTTGATGGAAGAAACCAATATAACAAAGAAAAACTCAAAGAATATGGTTTCGAGTACCATCAAGTAGGTGTGCAAGCCGCAATGTAA
- a CDS encoding L,D-transpeptidase family protein: MRILFLFLIPLMLLSNSDEFNQTKTPDPNPLFQSVWFYENGAEKEELYTLIGQIKKDNTLLCKNRLTKPLLKLERLLREYRVDANDDLKNDIEKLAYALQLQYFNIRNNGCYRPEMILQDHYLPPTKKSYDHILQNPYLDMLYEILNKYENIKKRGGWGVITLSNDYAYLLPGKKYDEVVQLRWRLMQEGYLKDQNMTDTVYDENLKLAVEEFQRRHFLKPDGIVGPTTLKVLNESVESIIEKILINIERLRWYLQEDKSYVFVNIPQFRLFLWHDGDMVFDSKVIVGRKERPTPLMRHEISYAVLNPYWRAPKTIIAQDILPKLKAGKFEELEKEGIIASLDRYANETIPFDLIYWDAIDLSTFPIVFLQKPGPKNFLGFVKLMFPNKYDVYLHDTNARDLFRYSYRALSSGCVRVEKPIELFHLVEGTLSYREIFDRLWDHQTKKVRIHPKFPVYLMYITVMKEDDGNIYFYPDIYQLDRKIKDYVTILH, from the coding sequence ATGAGAATCCTGTTTCTTTTCCTGATTCCTCTTATGTTGTTGAGCAATAGCGATGAATTCAATCAAACAAAAACTCCTGATCCAAACCCTCTCTTCCAATCCGTCTGGTTTTACGAAAATGGAGCAGAAAAAGAGGAACTCTATACCCTCATTGGGCAGATCAAAAAGGATAACACGCTTTTATGCAAAAATAGGCTGACAAAACCTTTGCTAAAGCTTGAAAGGTTATTGCGAGAATATAGAGTTGATGCGAATGATGATTTAAAAAATGATATTGAAAAATTGGCATATGCCCTTCAGTTGCAATATTTTAATATACGGAACAATGGCTGTTACCGGCCAGAAATGATCTTGCAAGATCATTATCTGCCTCCAACGAAAAAATCGTACGATCATATTTTGCAAAACCCCTATCTTGATATGTTATATGAAATTTTAAACAAGTATGAAAATATCAAAAAACGTGGAGGCTGGGGTGTGATAACCCTGAGTAACGATTATGCGTACTTGCTTCCTGGCAAAAAATATGACGAAGTTGTCCAGCTGAGATGGCGACTTATGCAGGAGGGATATCTTAAAGATCAAAATATGACGGATACAGTTTATGATGAGAATCTTAAATTGGCCGTAGAAGAGTTTCAAAGAAGACATTTTTTAAAACCTGATGGCATAGTTGGACCAACTACATTGAAAGTATTGAATGAGAGTGTAGAGAGTATTATTGAAAAAATTTTGATCAATATCGAACGATTGCGATGGTATTTGCAAGAGGATAAGAGTTATGTATTCGTCAATATTCCACAATTTAGGCTTTTTTTATGGCATGACGGGGATATGGTTTTTGATTCGAAAGTGATTGTTGGTAGAAAGGAGAGACCAACTCCATTAATGAGACATGAGATCTCTTATGCAGTTCTCAATCCATACTGGAGGGCTCCAAAAACGATTATTGCTCAGGATATTTTGCCAAAACTGAAAGCCGGAAAATTTGAAGAGCTTGAAAAAGAGGGGATCATCGCTTCCTTGGATCGATATGCAAATGAGACAATTCCTTTTGATTTGATTTATTGGGATGCTATAGATTTGTCCACTTTCCCCATTGTTTTTCTGCAAAAACCTGGACCGAAAAACTTTCTTGGTTTCGTGAAACTGATGTTTCCAAATAAGTATGATGTATACTTGCATGATACCAATGCAAGAGATCTGTTTAGATACTCATATCGCGCACTGAGTTCTGGATGTGTTCGAGTAGAAAAACCTATCGAACTGTTCCATCTTGTTGAAGGAACTTTAAGTTACCGAGAAATCTTTGATAGATTGTGGGACCATCAAACAAAAAAAGTACGGATCCATCCAAAATTTCCTGTTTATTTGATGTATATAACTGTCATGAAAGAAGATGATGGCAACATCTATTTCTATCCGGACATCTATCAATTGGATAGAAAAATAAAAGATTATGTTACAATTTTGCACTAA
- a CDS encoding YcbK family protein, whose product MDRRDFLKKSSLFSVSILIPSFAKAAQYEKVLQLYHVHTGERRKVTFWLDGEYIPEEIESLQYFLRDFRNDEIHPIDIKVIEYLYDVSKKCSHDREIHVLSAYRSPSTNEYLRHHGGGVAKQSYHLFGKAIDFRIPGISLHHVRNTALSLHKGGVGYYPKSGFIHIDSGKPRSWRYPKS is encoded by the coding sequence ATGGATAGAAGAGATTTTTTGAAAAAAAGTTCACTATTTAGTGTCTCGATACTTATCCCTTCATTTGCGAAAGCTGCCCAATATGAAAAAGTGCTCCAACTGTACCATGTCCATACCGGTGAAAGACGGAAGGTAACATTTTGGCTTGACGGAGAGTATATTCCAGAAGAGATCGAGAGTTTACAATATTTTCTTCGAGATTTTAGAAATGATGAAATACATCCAATCGATATAAAAGTTATCGAATATCTTTATGATGTATCGAAAAAATGTTCTCATGATCGTGAGATACATGTCCTCTCAGCATATCGATCTCCATCTACAAATGAGTACCTACGCCATCATGGTGGAGGTGTCGCAAAACAAAGTTATCATCTTTTTGGAAAAGCGATCGATTTTCGAATACCTGGAATTTCGCTTCATCACGTTCGAAATACTGCTTTATCACTACATAAAGGGGGTGTGGGATACTATCCAAAATCAGGTTTTATCCACATCGATAGTGGAAAACCAAGATCTTGGAGATATCCAAAATCATAA
- a CDS encoding transposase, giving the protein MEKLNKNQEEIKRFTAKKKASIVMDIFQGKTTVSEVARKYDLTPGAIEEWMEEACRGMENQLRARPKDIAAMYEEKIKDMKAVIGELTLENIALKKYDALFGKEKK; this is encoded by the coding sequence ATGGAGAAATTAAATAAAAACCAAGAAGAGATAAAGCGCTTTACAGCAAAGAAGAAAGCTTCCATAGTCATGGATATTTTTCAAGGTAAAACAACAGTATCTGAAGTTGCGAGAAAGTATGATTTGACACCTGGAGCAATAGAGGAGTGGATGGAAGAGGCTTGCAGAGGGATGGAGAATCAGCTTCGAGCCAGACCTAAAGATATAGCTGCCATGTATGAAGAGAAGATAAAAGATATGAAGGCAGTTATAGGTGAATTGACATTGGAGAATATCGCATTAAAAAAGTACGACGCTCTGTTCGGAAAAGAGAAGAAGTGA
- a CDS encoding IS3 family transposase yields MRNEGYSISITKLCSLFDLPRRSFYYKPIKRMQKLDEGRVKKVKEMIEKFPTYGYRRLALLLGMNKKAVQRILQLKSWQVRKRSKGHRARAKMMPSRSHYPNQRWAIDMTRVYSSGDGWSTLACVIDTYTREIVGWRLSKSGKATTAEAVLQEGLIYRFGKLKRLQEPIILRSDNGLVFSSKSFTKTAQDYNFTQEFITPYTPEQNGMIERFFRTIKEECIWHYNFKSLKEANKIIGEWINFYNQKRKHSALQYKTPAEVFRLVA; encoded by the coding sequence ATGAGAAATGAAGGTTACTCAATCAGCATCACAAAGCTTTGTTCTCTTTTTGATCTTCCACGCAGGAGCTTTTATTATAAACCAATTAAAAGAATGCAAAAACTAGATGAGGGGCGTGTTAAAAAAGTCAAAGAGATGATTGAAAAGTTTCCAACGTATGGCTATCGTCGTTTAGCTTTGCTGCTTGGGATGAACAAAAAAGCGGTGCAGCGCATTCTGCAACTAAAAAGTTGGCAGGTAAGAAAGCGTTCCAAAGGCCATAGGGCAAGAGCCAAAATGATGCCTTCGCGTTCACACTATCCCAATCAAAGATGGGCCATTGATATGACCCGTGTATACAGTAGCGGTGATGGCTGGAGTACTTTGGCTTGTGTGATTGATACTTATACAAGAGAAATCGTTGGATGGAGACTTTCTAAAAGCGGTAAAGCAACAACAGCAGAGGCAGTTTTGCAAGAAGGTCTAATCTATCGCTTTGGAAAACTCAAACGACTACAAGAGCCAATTATCCTTCGAAGCGATAACGGCCTAGTATTTAGCAGTAAATCGTTCACCAAAACAGCTCAAGATTACAATTTTACTCAGGAATTTATCACTCCCTATACTCCTGAACAGAATGGCATGATTGAGAGATTTTTCCGAACCATAAAGGAAGAGTGTATCTGGCACTACAATTTCAAATCACTCAAGGAGGCAAACAAAATCATTGGAGAATGGATCAATTTTTACAACCAAAAACGAAAACATTCAGCGCTGCAGTACAAAACACCTGCGGAAGTGTTTCGTTTAGTGGCTTAG
- a CDS encoding Panacea domain-containing protein — MATLKDIIYYILKKYPNKKHLSNARLTKLIYLIDWYSAIHYNKQISNIKWYFDNYGPFVWDVLDEIKKNPKLFKIKHTTNFFGNNKKIIENIENNYNPNINDHEKQVINKIIDITKDKNWSAFINLVYSTYPILVSEKYSYLNLINKAKKFRELKKLKKDNK, encoded by the coding sequence ATGGCTACACTTAAAGATATTATATATTATATTTTAAAAAAGTATCCAAATAAAAAACATCTCTCAAATGCAAGATTAACAAAATTAATTTATTTAATAGACTGGTATTCTGCAATTCACTATAACAAACAAATTTCTAATATAAAATGGTATTTTGATAATTATGGACCATTTGTATGGGATGTATTGGATGAAATTAAAAAAAATCCAAAATTATTTAAAATAAAACATACAACTAATTTTTTTGGAAATAACAAAAAAATAATTGAAAATATTGAAAATAATTACAATCCAAATATCAATGATCATGAAAAGCAGGTAATAAACAAAATTATAGATATTACCAAAGATAAGAACTGGTCAGCCTTTATAAATTTAGTCTATTCGACTTACCCAATATTAGTATCTGAAAAGTATTCTTATTTAAATTTAATAAATAAAGCAAAAAAATTTAGAGAATTAAAAAAGTTAAAAAAGGATAATAAATAA
- a CDS encoding nucleotidyl transferase AbiEii/AbiGii toxin family protein, protein MTSQVKKILDIFAKKEFLKENDLYFIGGTALSYYLNHRISEDIDFISSVPLNHRLIKKEMLSLNAKFIEDENASRLRIAGDIAQNIHSTIIDKENLFNFVKNMSEPIDDETVYLKENSNKYLLFEDLKETLIKTIKGLCKGK, encoded by the coding sequence GTGACTTCGCAAGTCAAAAAGATTTTAGACATTTTCGCAAAAAAAGAGTTTTTAAAAGAAAATGATCTGTATTTTATAGGTGGAACTGCATTAAGCTACTACTTAAATCATAGAATTTCTGAAGATATAGATTTCATATCTTCCGTTCCTCTCAATCATCGCTTAATAAAAAAAGAGATGTTATCTCTCAATGCCAAATTTATAGAAGATGAAAATGCCAGTAGATTAAGAATTGCCGGTGATATTGCTCAAAATATTCATTCTACAATAATCGATAAAGAAAATCTATTCAATTTTGTAAAAAATATGTCTGAACCTATCGATGATGAGACGGTATATCTAAAAGAAAATTCAAATAAATATTTATTGTTTGAAGATTTAAAAGAAACATTGATAAAAACAATTAAAGGGCTTTGCAAAGGGAAATAA
- a CDS encoding helicase-related protein — translation MIEKDNSICPYRSGYEEEDRHNIQNKLNNGTLRGIISTSALEAGIDILHLDIVILIGIPDSATSLYQRIGRVGRQKKGTIIVINDGSSISNAVFSNKIDFFNIPFQESALYLENHRIEYIHVLCLARENGEHDQVCQPRNCGIKVYETKINFPKSFIELCKKEIAGEISTEFQIMKSQCGDDPNHFFPLRDIDDQYKVVYRSGPNIKHLGTLSYSQVMREAYPGAVYYYKKPYRVYNIDHYKKTIEVRKEKYYTTQPITFDPIIRPNFSHENILNAIKISDIYIVETVLQISELISGFKERRGPNEIEFDYPLNGINSLFYKKKFFARNYFTTGIVIINKTFNDLNNKELLY, via the coding sequence ATGATTGAAAAAGACAATTCCATATGTCCTTATAGATCTGGCTATGAGGAAGAGGATAGACATAACATTCAAAATAAATTAAATAATGGAACTTTAAGAGGCATAATAAGTACTAGTGCTTTAGAGGCTGGTATTGATATTCTGCATTTAGATATCGTGATATTAATCGGAATTCCAGATTCTGCAACAAGTTTATATCAAAGAATAGGAAGAGTAGGAAGGCAAAAAAAAGGTACTATTATAGTTATAAATGATGGTTCCTCTATTAGCAATGCAGTTTTTTCTAATAAAATAGACTTTTTTAATATCCCATTTCAAGAGAGTGCATTATATTTAGAAAATCATCGAATTGAATATATTCATGTTTTATGTTTGGCAAGAGAAAATGGTGAGCATGATCAAGTTTGTCAACCAAGAAACTGTGGAATAAAAGTTTATGAAACTAAAATAAATTTTCCTAAATCTTTCATAGAACTTTGTAAAAAAGAAATAGCTGGTGAAATATCAACAGAGTTTCAAATTATGAAATCTCAATGTGGTGATGACCCTAATCATTTTTTCCCTTTAAGAGACATTGATGATCAGTATAAAGTAGTTTATAGGTCTGGTCCAAATATAAAACATTTAGGAACATTGTCTTATTCACAAGTTATGAGAGAAGCTTATCCGGGAGCTGTTTATTATTATAAAAAGCCATATAGGGTTTACAATATAGATCACTACAAAAAAACAATTGAAGTAAGAAAAGAAAAATATTATACTACCCAGCCTATAACTTTTGACCCTATCATAAGACCTAATTTCTCACATGAAAATATTTTGAATGCAATAAAAATTAGTGACATATATATAGTAGAAACAGTTTTGCAAATAAGTGAACTTATAAGTGGATTTAAAGAAAGACGCGGTCCCAATGAAATTGAATTTGATTATCCATTAAATGGAATAAACAGCCTATTTTATAAGAAAAAATTTTTTGCAAGAAATTACTTTACTACGGGTATTGTAATAATAAATAAAACCTTTAATGATTTGAATAATAAAGAACTCCTATACTGA